The DNA segment TACTAAGCCACAAGGACTAGATAAAGAACCAAAATTACCAGCAAAGTTAGCTGGGCCTCTTCACAAAATTATTACTACTACAAACTTGCATCCTGTTAAGGTGCAGtaatgtgtacatctagttttctaGCATAGGACCACATTCTGCAATTGTGTTGAGAATTCTCTTATTGAGAGCAAGGGAGTTACTTGCAAAATAAAGTGATCTTCAAAATCAGTagaggtggcaaaatctggccCATAATTCGTATTAAATCTGAGACACCAATCATCTTATTGCAGTACTATGATTTATACTTGATGCTCATGCGAAACAACATGAGATTTTGTATGGTACAGGAAAGTCAAGCAGCTCACATCTCTGGTCGCACAGATTGATCATTATTCTTCAACTAAATACTTAAAGCATTTTACATTTCCTTCATTCTTTTAATGAAAAGTTCAGGCAAAACACAGTCTTAATACTAACTTGCTGTTTGAACTCTTGTCACAGCAGATGTCTGTCTACTTTTTCCTTTAATCACTATTCCACTGCTGTAATGTCTGTTGCTGTGACTTCTGAACATAGGTGTAACAGACTTGCATTTTTTACCTGTCTGCCCCGTCACCTCCCCTGTATCTTACTTGTCTTTTCTATGTGTAGGTCAGGAAATAAGTAGTTCTAAATTCCTGCAGCTTACTGTTGAAAGTTAGATATATAGTTTTCAGAtgcatttaaaatatgaaataggTACAATTCTGCTATCTGTGGCATGTGAAAGCAGGTAATTATGTACAGCTTGAGCACGTACTTTTGAAAGTGTTTAGTTCAACGTATTAACAGTCCTATTTACTACACTCTTTCCCTAAGTTAACTAAATCTCTTATCGCGCAATGCCATCTCCTTGTACGTGGACCTGAAAGAGGGGGGTGTTTGGCCAAGATAATCACTGAGTTGCCCCCAACTCCCACTATAATGCTTTGAGATGCAACAGAATTTAAATAATTTACAGTGTAACTTTTCCTTTTTTAGATATATTTGCAATTACTGATCAGTCtcagaaaaagcagtcatgtagcactttaaagactaacaaaataatttattaggggatgagctgttgtgggacagacccacttcttcagtctgggtctgtcccacaaaagctcatcagctaataaattcttctgttagtctttaaagtgctactggactgctgttttgttttgttaggtagccatgctagtctgtattctctctgttactgatcagACTTAGGTCTGTACTTGATGCACTGTATCTCTGCAGCTGTACCACATCTGGTGAGGATGCTGTATGCCAACAGCAACTATGAATTAGAGTATATTTATTATTCAGTAATTAATAGCAAGTAAAGTGAGCACAACGTAGGAAGGGAAAATAGACTGAAAATGGAAGAGCATTAGAAGTCATACTTAAGTGAGCTATTTTCATACATGTAACCCTTATGTCAGTACCTTGAAATCTTTTCACTGTTCCCTGTAGATTGTGCTGCTGGTCAAAGAGAACCCCCTATTGGCAGAAGTACAGGCACTGCTTAAATGCTACAGCGTGCTGAATCTGATTTGTGAGAAATGCATGAAGCAGAGAGAGATGAATGAAGTGCTGGCTATTAAAATGCACTATATCAGTTGCATCTTCCAGAAATGTATTAATTTTCTCAAAGAGCGAGAGGATAAACTGGATGGATTAATCAAAAGGTACATGTTTATACGGAATTTGAGTAGTCTGGAAGTCTACACATGAACTAATTTTATACATATAGAACATAATCCTCTGTTGGGATGAAGTGGTGTTATGGCATGGGCTAGTTGGGCTTTTGTGGTTTAAAAACTACCAAGATTAAATTGCATTGTTTGAAAGGCTTCAGTTTAGCATTGTTCAGCAGAGCCCTGATCTCTTATCTAATATACAAAAAGAATCCAGTACTCATACAGTGCAAAGAAGGATGCAGTCATCAGCACTGAATACCCCATAGGGCACATGAGTGGGTGGGTAAAACTGACTTAGCAATGGTCCTGAATGCTCTGGAGCACCAGAAGGGTAAGTGGTGTGTTCAGGGGTATACAGTAGTTCCTCAAGTTACACAAGGGCTGCGCTCCCACACAGCCTTGTGTAACttaattttgcataagtcaggggcaGCTTTATTCCCTggcggaacacacattctgcagcagaGGAaatagcaggagcacctggagctcctaagtcctgggggtgggtcagttggggagggttaagcctggcggtgggttggaacggtgggagggggttgcaggagggtgagggggttagggctgcagaggatgGGTGGGAGTGGAGTTGAGCTAGGGCCATAcgtggtgtggggggggaataagctggggctgcggggtgggggggtgttgaacAGGTCCTATACACCAGGGGTTGAGTCAGGGTGGGGGCATTGAGCCAGAGGCatgtgtgcagggggtggggagctggagccatgcttgcATGGTGAGCTGTGCTGCGGGGGATGTTGAGCCGGACCAGCGGGGGGGTGCCccgttgaaccagagccatgctcagggttggtgagctgggccaaggggtgggggtaggttgagccagggccacgcACAGGGGTGATGagttggaccatgggaggtttgagccagggccagcgggggttgagccaggccagggggagcaggattttgagttgcgcttaactctcgTTAATGCTAATTGagcacaactcgaaatcatgcatttcacgGGTTTACTGTATAAGAGTAATGGGAGCTATACTTTCAAGTTTATAGCAAAGGTCACCTGTGACGATGTTGTTTTCACCGCTCTGCTCGGCAGCATACACTCTAGCAGGCAAAGGTCCCATTTAAAGCCAGTGGCCATCTTGCTTCTAAGTCAGTTGAGTTTGTAAGTCTTGTGCCTAATGCCGACAAGCTGTTTTGATTTAGGTGCTCAACTTTGGTATAAAGCATCTggagttcccactgacttcaaaggatgTGTAGGAGTGTCTGAAAACTGGCTAGAACCTGGTCTCCAGAATATTCAATTAATCCAGCAGTGATTAAAGAAATAAAGAAGCAACAAGATAGCTCTACTTAAAATCAGGGCAATAATTTGGTATTGCTAACAGGATTTTAAACAAGAACAGGATTTCAGTGTCTTATATATTTAAGCAAAGCCTCTCTAAGGTCTGCGACTGGCATTGTTGATACTGGGCTCAGTCGTTGAAATGCAGTGGCTCTAAGTTTCAAAAATTAGctgtaattattattttatacttCCAAAATTGTTGTGTAGTTATATACAAATATCTTTGTTTGGATTCTTAATTTTGTTGTGCCTTTGACACTGCAGAAATTACTTTGAATCTGAACCTTAGCATAAGGTTGCTGTATGAGGAAGCAAGCCAAGAGAACAGTGGAATAAATAACAGCCTGGACCATGCTTGTTAGGAAACAATAATCATTAGGTGCTAATGCATTTTCAGTCaacttttcctttaaaatgttcaGTCTGTTGAAAGGCAGAGATACCGATGGTTTTCCTGTGTATCAAGAGAAGCTCATCAGAGAGTGCATTCGAAAGTTTCCATACTGTGAAGCTACCTTGCTCCAGCAGCTGGTGAGAAGTATTGCTCCTGTTGAAATTGTAAGTGTGTCATTAATCAAATAAGTGCTATTTTGTAAAAAGATTAACTTAGTAAAACCCTGATATTCAGTTGAATTTAATGTGTCTTTGTGTCCTTGTGTCCTCTACTATGCAAAAGTTTTGACTGTCCCCGATATATTAAAaaaagtcaagtatcagaggggtagccatgttactctggatctgcaaaagcaacaaggggtcctgtggcaccttatagactaacagaaatgtttgtcacctgcatctgacaaagtgggtctttgcccacgaaagcttatgttcatacatttctgttagtctaaaagaaGCTGCAGGAccccttgttttttaaaaaaaagttagcaATTCTAGGGACTTCTGTACCAAATACAGAAGAAGTTCTGAACTCtgacatttgtgtttgtttccctGCTGTGGCTTTGAGATGGATCATTATTAATAACCTTAACATCAGAAGCCTAGAGCAAAATATTCTGATGCCAGCACTTTGTATTTCTCTCCATTTTTGGGGGGCGGAGCTCTTGCTCCATAAATAAATTGGTGTTTTTAGGTAACTTAATAGCTTTATCCTGCACTTGGGCAAAACAGCAAGGGGAAGAAGGGCCACAGGATCTCCTGAGACTTTTGCAACCATGATTTCCAATGAGCCAGAAATGGATGGTAATAGCTGATGGTAACTTGGACGAAAAGTATCTTTGAAGGCGCCTTTGCAAGCGGAAAAAGCAAAATGAACAGCTGTTTGTGTCCAGTGCCATGGATAGCTAGTGGAAGAACAAACTTCACATCTTCCCATATAAGGCTCTTACGAGACTctttaaagaatattttaattGGTTTATAAGTTTGAACAAGAGTTATTTTTCGGAGGAAAGCACATCATCTGTTTCTGAAACCTATGCAGTACAGGTGTCAAAATTAAATTATTGCAAGCTTAACACAACTGTTCCACAGTTTAATGAATTGAAAATAATCTGCATTTTACAGGGATCCAATTAATTTGACTGTCCTTCAGGTTAATTCTGACAGTAGGAATCCATACAACTTATTTAGATCAGAACGAAAGGCAGTGTCATGATTCAAATGTTCATATATTGCTTTTAAACTGTTTAAGGCATACTAACAGCAAACATTTTTTCGTTGTTTGTTCTACTTTTCTCTGTTCCTACCAGCCTCTTCCTCCCTACTGCCTCTCTTCATAAAGAAAATAGTCTGTTTCATGGCACTAGGTTGACTTTTTTGAGTATACCTCTAAAGTTTTAGAAGAATCTGTGCTGTGAGTTACATTTGTCCAGGAGTTCTTGATCTTAGGCATGCACAATTATGCAGATTCAATGTCGACCTTTTACTTAGAGATTACCATCTTTAATGGTTTTAGATTTCCTTTTTAGCCAGAACAAATTATTTGGTTTGCCCTTCTCTTTCCCCTATGTTGGTATTTTTCCAAAAAGAATTAACGCTTTCGTAAAATTACCAAAGTGGCATACAGTGATGGCTACTGCTTGCACTTGTTGAAGGAGAAGGAATCTTTTAAAATACCAGATAGGTTCTGCAGACATCCAAGTAGCAAGTATTCAGCCTAGAGTGTTGGAAGACATGCAACATTCAAGTATGTTAATGGCAAGAGGAGTCTCTCTCTGATGCTAGTGGAAGGCCCTGCATTAGAGCTGAGTTCACATGATAAGTTTTCTATTCCTGTTGTTACAACAGAAACTTATTTAGTGAAAATGCATTGAGCCACCAGGCGTCTTGCTCTTAAGTTATGAACTGCCAAAACTTGTTGCTAAACAGACATGTCATTTTTATAGTCTTTAAATGATATTTTTTCCTCCTTATTGCCCAACTCTTTCCCCTTTCCTCAGGGCTCTGATCCTACTGCTTTTTCTGTACTTACGCAAGCCATTACTGGCCAAGTGGGCTTTGTGGATGCTGAATTCTGTACAACCTGTGGGGAAAAGGGAGCAGACAAAAGATGTTCAGTATGTAAAATGGTAAGACAATGTAATTGGTGTTTAAAAAGATTAATGTCATGGGAAGTTGAAGGgagataaattcagactggaaatatgcACAATTTTAATAGTGAGACTAATTAACCATTGGGACAGTTTACCAAGAGTTGAAGTGGATTCTCTATCtttaacaatttttaaatcaagattacatttttttctagaaaaacagCCACCCTTGAAATTATTTGGAGAAGTTCTGTGACCTGGGCTATacatagggccctaccaaatacACACGCATGAAAAATGCATCTCAAATTGTGAAATCTGCTGTCTTCCCTTGAATTCTGGTCTGTGTGCATTTACCCTATACAACACAGATTTGAAAGGGGAGATCTGTGTTTCTCACATTGGTGGTCCTGACCCAAAATTAAGCTGAATGGGGTTGCAAGGTtagtttggggggcaggggaggttgcAGTATTGTCACCCTTCTGTGCAGCCTCTTGTGCTGGGTGGCTAGACAGTGGCATCTGTTGACTGAGCACCCAGCTTTGAAGGTagtgccccaccagcagctgcacagaagtaagggtttCAATATCATACcctgccactcttacttctgcactgctgttggcagagctgggtggtGAGAGTGTGGCCACTGCTAACGGAAGGCCAAGCTCTAAAGGcagtagtgcagaagtaagggtggcaatgccataTCATGATCTCCATCTATGCAGCTAGTGATGGTGGCTGTGtcttcagagctgagctcccagccagtAGCCCAGGTCTGAAATGCAGCAGAACTACAGCCCCCACGTACAACCTTGTGGCACCCCCACATCCATTCTCTTTAGGGTCATGATcgctgttccctctaatcttttccagacATAGTGCAAATAAAAGTTATTCTGCTCGAGGCATAGGCatctgcaaatgtgcaccaccaccaggaaaaagagaaaaactagctgtaggcactctgctattcagctgggcaACATCTCAGTCTCTTCTGCATGCaccttacaggcaacactggtcAGGACCCCCACAGTCATACCACTGGAAAATTCATATTTAAGCAGCTGAAATTAAATTTACAGTGTTAAAAAagcctatgactgtgaaattgaccaaaatgaactGTGAAATTTGTTAGGAAGTTAAACCTTTCTCGTCAACCATTCTTGGGACATGACCGGTcgtgaacaagagaatttgccagaccaagggaggtcaatattgtctgtcagccttaccaacacttccactgaatactgggcttgtagaagacatttGCAGTAaatttaaagctaaataacagcacagaacactgagaaccaggactggtgactgtaaacaaactttatgggaccatgggaaacttggccatacctatgataagtagttgtctggctaactaaaatcatgctggattacagatgttaacCGACAAGAGAGGGCTGGATTAGGGTGGTTCAACCtgttagatgatcacaatggagGCACCTCCCGGTCTTGTAATCTGTGAATGTATTACTGCCAGTCTGGAAAAGGAAGGTTACTTACCGGTAATTATAGCTCTTGAGAAAAGCCCCTGTATGCTCAGGCTTGTTTGATGCAAAGTACCTGCTTGTGGTACGGGTATCTTTGACTCCAAACAGTAGCCTTATTTGGGGCTTTAAATAATTCTGTGTGGGTTAGACGATGTTGTTTGCCGTATGATGGGGATTTCCTAAATTAATTACAATAGAACAATGGTTTCCTTTTGACATACTGTATAGAATACCCATACCATGTGACTTTATTAACTGTTTAAAATTGTAATTTCAAATAAACATTCTTAAGGTGTGTAACGTATTATTCCAGTATTCTGAATTAAACATGTAGCTTTATCTTCTTGTAAAATTAAACTGTTGTACTGCCCCTTTTAAATGAAGGTGAAGTAATGCCTGTGGAAACTTTCAGGTTATTTATTGTGACCAGAACTGCCAAAAAATACATTGGTTTACCCACAAAAAAGTATGTAAGATGCTGAAGGACATTCATGAGAAGCAAGAGCTAGAAGCTGCCAAAGAAAAACGGAGACAAGAAAAAAAGCAAGAGAGAGGTTAGAATCTACTGTTTTGCTAACTTAAAATTAATCGTGCTTTAACAAATCCTACAAGAAGCAAATGTAAATTGTTACTGCGTGCATTAAGTGATGTTTAATAGACTCTCTTGTTTGGTAGAAAAAAATTCCATTAATTGTTGGAATGCATAACAGAATACAATAACAGAAATACACATGACTTTTGAGTACACTAAGGCACCAATAATTCGAACTTTGCTGTTTCAAAGTCCTCAagctctgattttaaaaaaaaaaaaaaaaaaaacaaaaaaaaacctcacactATTTTGCTGTATAATTGGAAAACCATGTGGCAAGCTGattaataaaaacaaagcagcagctacCCCACACACTAACACACTGTCCAAATGGATAACTCATAAGTTAATTATTTACTACATTGTGGGAATGGGGAGCAGAACAAGGAACTCTTTTGTGAGCTTGCATGGGAGTGCTTATTTGGTGTATtgttttggtgggtttttttcccatcCTTATGAGCGCTAGCAAAAGGACAAACTCTTAAGATCTTGCAAAAGAGTAAATGCCTGACACCCTTCctccaaaataatttttctgtatgtAATTCAAAAGAAAAATCCCTGATGAAGTGTCATACACATGGCTCATTCTTGGTTCCTGTCTCCTAGCCCCCCTCCCATTTATTATCACTACTTTACATGTTTGAACTTTGTTATAGGCAGTTATAAAATACAGGTGGTATGTCATGTCTGTTTATTAATAGGAGAGTACCTCTCAGTTGGGCTGTGAAAGTATTAATACAGGGCAGTTATTAGAGTATCAGGCAGTTGTAAACAATGCCCGAACTACTTCATTTGGACAAGCCAAATATGCTTTTCCCTAAAACCCCTTTTCGAACGTTAAGAATAACATTGGGCTCCTTTCAGCCTGGTCAAAATAATAATGATCAGGGTAGCGTATGCTAACAAACATTTTTTTGGAATTCAGCTTGATTCTTAATAGACGGAGGTTCTCTGTTAGACGTAACAGTCTCTTATGCAAACTTGCATTTGCCACTTTTCTCACAAATCTTCATAAGCTCTCTCTTAAATTACAGAAGTTTTTCTTGGCATCAGTCAGTCATGCTCTGGTTTCCCATTGCTTGAAATACTAGTGTAAGTATGAAGAGTTTGATTGAAGTGTAGGGCACTATGTTAACCTAGTCACCTAGTATCATAATAGCATGTGTCAGTTACAACAGTCATAATAAGACAAAATATCATTATTAAAGATTGAGTGTCATGGGAACCTTTTGAGTGAAGTAACCAAGGTTTTCCCCTATGTAACTTAACATCTTCCTAGGCAGAACTCCAGTGTCTGAGGTCACTTAATGTAGCCCTTCTTCCTTATTACTCTTAAGAGAATAAATTTTAAGTAACTTATTGATAGCAGTAACAAGGTGAATAGACTTCTCAGTGAAACACAGAAAAAGTACTTGCCAAATTCAAACTTAAGAATAAACGATATTTGTTCttagagggagctgtgttagtctgtattctgtcaaaacaaaaaagcagtcatgtagcactttaaagactaaaaataatttattaggtgatgagctttcgtgggacagacccacttcggatcgtagccataccagaacagactccatatataaagcacagaagtccaaatattattatcaaggttgacatatcagaaaaattatcatcaaggttgacacatcagaagagcagggtggaggtgtgggATGAGGAAGCTGAGTTAGGTAAAACATCAACATATATGAGTCCTTATAACAGATCAGGTAAtttctgtccctgttcaaaccaagtgttaatgtatcaaaatTGAATATGACTGTtggttctgagcattccctctataGATGGCTGTTAAAGTcctttttcagtagaacacaaactctcaggtctttaacagaatggcgcactccattaaagtgctggctgccaggtgtgtgtatttggagatttttgatgtctgttctatgtgcATTCGTTCTTTGTCAGAGTGTTTTgatattaattaatttaattttgttttaatgtttgttCTTGTGTACGTGTTCCGAGGTGGTTTGAAGTTGGGATTTGTGAGATGTGtatatctttttgtttttattagatgAAGCACAAGCAGCCAATCCTAGTCCCACAAGTGAGCAACAGTCGGACCATCACCCAGAAGTTACCAAAGAAGTGGATCCAAATCATGCAGTTGAAAGGACAGCGGAAAGTGTGCTTAATAAAGAGCCAGCGGCTCCACAGCTTCATCCTTCCAGTCAGTCTGAAAGGGAGACTAGCTTAGCTGACACTGCTGTGCAAAAAATTCAAGAATCTGAGGAGTAAAATGACAGTGGGCAAGAAACAAGTGTCTTGACTGAAACTCCTGCACTTCAGTGTCATGAAGCATATTCTAAGTTGAATAGCCCTCACTGCCTAGCATATGCAAAGACTTCCTGTGTTAAATAACATGTTTATTTTTCCTAAGTTTTAAAAACTAGGCCAGTATAATTACATACTTTAAACTCCATGTTAGATTGTCAAGACAAGTTATTTATACTCTGGTCAATACTATATATTTGCATATATCTCTCTGGTTGTACTTACATTAAGTATAGTAAACCTATGAACATCTGTGGAAAATTAACCACTTGCTAGTAAAGTGAGAACATTTAGATCATTTGGATTGTCCTTGTAAATTAAAGATTTTTCTCCatatgcattaaaaataaaactgagatAGTTTAGAAGTTAAATTCCTTTACAGCTCTTTACaacatcttttgttttttttaagaatctTCATCTGGATTCTGAACACTACTTTTTACTGTAATGAGTTAGTTTCCACTGTCAGTGCACAGCAATATATAACTTGTCTGTTTTGTGACAATTTTCATTAAATGATACTAACTCAGCTGTGAAAGTTGACTGACTGTGAAATGTATGTTTCAAATAGACTACTTGTTCAGAGAGACAAGTTAGGTGAGATGATATCTCTTATTGGATCAACTTCCCCGGGTGGAAGGGGCACagttttgggctatgtctagaccacAGGCATCTGTCAAAGGAacgtctgtcaaaagaagttctgtTAACAGAGCGTGCGTCCAGACTACATATCTGTCGGCAGAGGTCTGCCGGTCAGGAGTGTTCTGTCGACATCCTTGGACACCTCATTCtgtaaggaagaagggatgtcttgacagggtgtttctgacatttggccccatgtggatgggccaaatgttggaaaagcctctcctgacagaactgtcagcaaaagctaGGCAAATGCATTtgcaatttgcttatcttttgctgactcttctctgcaatctagacatagccccatgTTTCACAGAGCTCTTTTTTTGGACCCAGGGAAGGTAACCAGACTCTCCAAGCTAAGTGCAAAATGGGACAGGTTGTTCAGGATAAGTGATTCACCGATTGTTTAGGAAACCAAGTGAAGTGGGCAATTATTTTTTCAAAGATATTCAAGCTATCACAGATCAATGAAATGGTGCACCTCAACTTTTTAATATTAAACATTCACGTTGACTGGAGGGGGATAGTTTCTAAGTTTAGTTTTTAAAGAGAGGTTTTCTTTCTAGTACACTGAGGTTTTATGAAATATTTGATAAGCACTGACCACATGCTTGCTGGCTATACAAGACAAAAGGATGAAGCCCTTGCTCCACTGTAATTCATGGGAAAATTACTAGTGACTGCAATAGGTTCAAGATTGTGCTCAGATATTTTCTGCGTATAGGTCTGACCCTGAAAACAGCATATTTTGATTCTGCTATCTTCACATGTATCTTTGCAGGTAGACTATGTCAGTGGAACAGTTCACAAAGCAAGGCTCCACTCACCGGTATAAAGGTAGCAGAATTGGAGCTGCAGTAATCAGTATGCTTAATTAATGTGTAGGAGTGGGTCTTTAAAAGTCTCACATAGAGAAAACAGGAGTACCTAGTCGACAGAGGAAGAAATGATATCGCAGCGATACATATGTATCAGATGCTATTTAATTAAATGGCAGGAAACTTGTTAACATGGAGTTGAGTTTGCTGTGTGATTGTTTGTGCCCTTCTAGGGTGTCAAGTTCCACAAAATTCAAACTTTTGAAACTTGGGAAATTAGGGGTTAAGATAAACACCTACAAAACTTTAACTGTCCTCCGCTGGAGTTGCCAATAGTCACTGAGAGTTCCATCTGTGTTAGGTGTAGTTTAAGGCTGTAAACTATTTGCAGTTAACTCACACCAAttaactaaaaaagaaaaaaacatgattTAAAATTTATTGAAGTTTTAATCAAACTGCTAGACACTAAAATGCCACTTAAAATACATTGTGTTTGAATTTTTGCTACACTTTCAGATATATTGGTTTCTGTTACAACACCAAATACCAAGTATGCAGTGCtcacattatttttattacaaacacTAGCACTGCAGAAAATGATTAACcaaatagtatttttcatttcacttcatacaagtactgtagtgcggCCATGTTAACTTAAAAGTGCAGCTTACAATATAGGTTTTAGGACATAACTacattcaaaaccaaaacaaggTAAAAGTTTAGAACCTACAGGCCAACGTGTTTGCTGGGACTGGGTCTTCTTTGAGTCGgcttgcttgggaatgcagctcAAAGCGGCTGGTAAACTCCTTTGAAAACTAACAGTCCTATAGACTACTCTGTCCAGGCACGCTCAGTGTAATTTCTTACATGTATCTGCATGTGAGGTTTGTGACGCATTAAATGGGCGACACAAAATCTTTTGTGAAATAATCTTTAAATTTCATCTCTCCCAAGGGCTTCTGGGTGCTATGCACCCTGTTGGGGTAACCTGGAGCTATGGGCACTGTGATGGAATGATCTCTAGTTTGGCATCTATTCTGGGGAGAGAGTGGTAGGTGGAGGTTCCCAAAATCTCTCAACTTTTAAGAAATGCAGTTGTGGGGAAACTATCTGAAGAGACCCAATGTTTGGAtcacttgggctgcgtctacactacaaatttacTTGGAAGTTGACTGTGATGCAAGGGAGGCAAAATTCAAAgttactactccattcccaggaatggagtagtggcttactttgaagtttaactttgaagtaaattatgtgtagatgctctgcactccttactttgaagtaaggggtccaCCAAggaggtgccccccacccccgccagagGACAGGGAGACACTGGtcagcccagacagggctctgtggtccctgctggctgccttaaatGAACCAGCTTCCGGGCAACcttaggcaggaagctgagactgtgccacaagtgTGAGCTCCCACTTGGACTGCCCTGCTTCAACGCACCACACAGCCTCTGCACCGCTGGCCACCGTGGCAGGATGCCAGGACCACTGTGCGCCCCCCCTGCCTCCAGAGGAGGAGTCCAAGGGCTTGTAGCACCCAGGCAAGGGACATGTCAGGAGGGGACTCTCCTGGACCAAGGACAAACTGAAAGACCTCcttgctctggggggag comes from the Carettochelys insculpta isolate YL-2023 chromosome 2, ASM3395843v1, whole genome shotgun sequence genome and includes:
- the ANKMY2 gene encoding ankyrin repeat and MYND domain-containing protein 2 produces the protein MAAPRRGQLSAAEKELLAVIAQGNTEEAGRLLGSKNVRVNCLDEHGMTPLMHAAYKAKMDMCRLLLRHGADVNCNEHEHGYTALMFAGLSGSKEITRMMLEAGADTDVVNSVGRTAAQMAAFVGQHDCVTIINNFFPRERLDYYTKPQGLDKEPKLPAKLAGPLHKIITTTNLHPVKIVLLVKENPLLAEVQALLKCYSVLNLICEKCMKQREMNEVLAIKMHYISCIFQKCINFLKEREDKLDGLIKSLLKGRDTDGFPVYQEKLIRECIRKFPYCEATLLQQLVRSIAPVEIGSDPTAFSVLTQAITGQVGFVDAEFCTTCGEKGADKRCSVCKMVIYCDQNCQKIHWFTHKKVCKMLKDIHEKQELEAAKEKRRQEKKQERDEAQAANPSPTSEQQSDHHPEVTKEVDPNHAVERTAESVLNKEPAAPQLHPSSQSERETSLADTAVQKIQESEE